Proteins encoded by one window of Desulfovibrio inopinatus DSM 10711:
- a CDS encoding (2Fe-2S)-binding protein, with translation MNNLNDRSLDIGPLTSLPDDDLIICRCEEVTKGEIRKAVHDGMFTLTEIRRYLRTGMGLCQGQTCGKLIKGIVARELNISPQDLEPGVSRAPMRPVEMHIMANEIIGDDK, from the coding sequence ATGAACAATCTCAACGACAGATCTCTTGACATTGGCCCTTTGACATCTTTGCCCGATGATGACCTGATCATTTGCCGTTGCGAAGAAGTGACCAAGGGCGAAATCCGCAAGGCCGTCCATGACGGCATGTTTACCCTGACGGAAATCCGGCGCTACTTGCGTACGGGCATGGGGCTGTGCCAGGGACAAACCTGCGGCAAGCTCATCAAAGGTATCGTTGCCCGTGAACTCAACATTTCCCCTCAGGATCTTGAACCAGGCGTGTCCCGCGCCCCTATGCGTCCCGTGGAAATGCACATCATGGCCAACGAAATTATCGGAGATGACAAATGA
- a CDS encoding TylF/MycF/NovP-related O-methyltransferase encodes MKTVIIWGAGQGGKMVGNLLNSDINIAAYCDINEAKWGTAVDSIPIISPDDIASYAPDIVFISMLNKDACASAKQQLQNMGIEAPVITAVDLRDTFDLRLSALKMLAQEVKDRSIDGALAELGVYQGAFAAEMNRLFPDRKLYLFDTFSGFDQRDVDIEQEQRFSRATTENFTDTTIEMVRQRLPFPEQAIFKAGYFPETAAGIDDHFAIVSLDADLYKPLYKGLKFFYPRLSRGGCLIIHDYNNSRFSGAKQAVRQFCEEENVFVVPLSDLHGTAIISKG; translated from the coding sequence ATGAAAACCGTTATCATTTGGGGCGCTGGTCAAGGCGGAAAAATGGTGGGGAACTTGTTGAACAGCGATATCAACATTGCTGCATATTGCGACATCAATGAAGCCAAGTGGGGAACTGCAGTCGATTCAATTCCCATTATTTCTCCTGATGACATCGCCTCCTATGCTCCCGATATCGTTTTTATTTCCATGCTGAACAAAGATGCTTGCGCAAGCGCAAAGCAGCAATTGCAGAACATGGGGATCGAAGCTCCTGTCATCACGGCTGTCGATTTACGCGACACCTTTGACTTGCGACTTTCCGCCCTGAAAATGCTCGCTCAGGAAGTCAAAGATCGATCCATTGATGGAGCGCTCGCTGAACTCGGGGTGTATCAAGGTGCTTTTGCTGCGGAAATGAACCGCCTGTTTCCGGATCGGAAACTCTATCTGTTTGATACTTTTTCCGGCTTCGATCAACGCGACGTGGACATTGAGCAAGAACAACGATTCTCCCGCGCTACGACAGAAAATTTTACCGACACCACCATTGAGATGGTGCGTCAACGCTTGCCGTTTCCGGAGCAGGCCATCTTCAAAGCCGGATATTTCCCCGAAACAGCCGCCGGTATTGATGACCATTTTGCCATCGTGAGTCTGGATGCGGACTTATACAAACCCTTGTACAAGGGGCTGAAATTTTTCTACCCACGGCTTTCCCGAGGCGGCTGTCTGATCATTCACGACTACAACAACTCCCGATTCTCAGGCGCCAAACAGGCAGTCCGACAATTTTGCGAAGAAGAAAACGTCTTCGTAGTCCCCCTGTCTGATTTGCATGGAACGGCCATTATCTCAAAGGGATAA
- a CDS encoding methyl-accepting chemotaxis protein, which yields MLSTQLSRLNVRLISSYTVIILSLLIIGGTGCYAALSIQSALQDIFRRYLPSIDYLVEADRDLQQLLVAERSMIFAEVQSETFETLLEDYKTNMVQAQERIDKYKAIAKTEVEHALIQQFETAFSDWKTVSMKVVEVRESNTSEGRQIAMNLTLGDALQKFETMREIINQLTELNLKYSEEKEQSSTRVASRSIGFIIGLTVVMILFGAIMAWIIVRAVMNQLGKDPSVIANIAQQIVVGDLTFEFSENQVRGVYGDMRRMAQQLTMIVNDVQAGSHSVASGSQELASSSVSLSHGAAQQASSVEEISSAMNQMGVNIKNNADNAIQTQGIALEAAHDAQEGGEAFKRTLDAMKAIAEKTFIIEDIARQTNLLALNAAIESARAGEHGKGFAVVSAEVRKLAERSGAAAAEISKLCGSSVQLAEEAGDILNLMVPKIQKTAEFVQEIAASSSEQNAGAELINKALQQLDHVVQQNSAASEEMASTAEELSSQAEQLMSTMGFFRISSDMML from the coding sequence ATGCTTAGTACTCAATTGAGCCGGTTGAATGTCAGACTCATTTCCAGCTACACTGTGATAATTCTTTCCCTTTTAATCATTGGTGGGACAGGTTGTTACGCCGCCCTCAGTATTCAAAGTGCCCTCCAAGATATTTTTAGACGGTATCTTCCGAGTATCGATTATTTGGTTGAGGCTGACCGCGACCTTCAGCAGCTTCTTGTGGCCGAGCGATCGATGATCTTTGCAGAAGTTCAGTCGGAGACTTTTGAAACACTACTTGAGGATTACAAGACGAACATGGTGCAAGCGCAAGAGCGTATCGACAAGTATAAAGCAATTGCGAAGACCGAAGTAGAGCATGCACTGATTCAACAGTTTGAAACGGCCTTTTCCGATTGGAAAACTGTTTCAATGAAAGTGGTCGAAGTAAGAGAAAGTAACACCAGTGAAGGGCGTCAGATTGCCATGAATCTCACGCTCGGGGACGCTCTTCAAAAATTTGAGACGATGCGTGAGATTATTAACCAGCTTACTGAACTCAATCTCAAATATTCCGAGGAGAAAGAGCAGTCCTCAACACGGGTTGCCTCGAGATCCATAGGCTTTATCATTGGGCTCACTGTGGTGATGATTCTTTTTGGCGCGATCATGGCATGGATTATTGTTCGTGCAGTCATGAATCAGTTGGGCAAGGACCCCAGCGTCATCGCGAATATTGCGCAACAAATCGTCGTCGGCGATCTCACATTTGAATTCTCTGAGAATCAGGTGCGCGGGGTCTATGGGGACATGAGGCGAATGGCCCAACAGCTCACAATGATCGTCAATGATGTTCAGGCTGGATCCCATAGTGTGGCCTCAGGGAGTCAGGAACTGGCCTCCTCTTCGGTGAGCCTTTCGCATGGAGCTGCGCAACAAGCTAGCAGCGTAGAAGAAATTTCTTCGGCAATGAATCAAATGGGCGTGAATATTAAGAATAACGCAGATAATGCCATTCAGACGCAGGGTATTGCTCTTGAAGCCGCACACGATGCTCAAGAGGGAGGCGAAGCGTTCAAGCGGACTCTTGACGCAATGAAAGCTATCGCAGAGAAAACATTCATTATTGAGGATATTGCTCGGCAAACCAACTTATTGGCGTTGAACGCCGCCATTGAATCTGCTCGAGCAGGTGAGCACGGCAAGGGATTTGCGGTTGTTTCGGCTGAAGTCCGCAAACTCGCGGAACGAAGCGGGGCTGCTGCAGCTGAGATTAGCAAGCTGTGCGGCTCAAGTGTGCAGTTGGCGGAAGAGGCAGGTGATATACTGAATTTGATGGTTCCGAAAATTCAGAAAACAGCTGAGTTTGTACAAGAAATTGCTGCTTCAAGCTCTGAGCAAAATGCCGGAGCAGAGTTGATCAACAAAGCTCTCCAGCAACTTGATCACGTTGTGCAACAAAATTCTGCAGCATCCGAGGAGATGGCGTCTACTGCAGAGGAACTCTCCAGCCAAGCTGAGCAGCTCATGTCCACAATGGGCTTTTTCCGAATCAGCTCCGATATGATGCTGTAA
- a CDS encoding DUF3156 family protein: MFQSRIKRRNAANEAILKTSSLFAELWGEAKLSDNGDVHFAGLPHTLHGLTATQSWQRQLMGGSMSVNLCLTRHIGQTEHCLLRFRSGCFSSKSNNTTVQRLIKQLHADSVLITTLQRLDLAGLNITLSGNKATITLSPYGGGLVFLALPPVRYAVAFPKDQTEMTACALERLERIVSQYGNTLSQKNVH; the protein is encoded by the coding sequence ATGTTTCAATCACGAATAAAACGACGCAATGCAGCCAATGAAGCGATCTTGAAAACTTCGAGTCTCTTTGCCGAATTGTGGGGAGAAGCGAAACTGAGCGACAACGGCGATGTGCATTTTGCTGGCCTTCCGCACACCCTGCATGGACTGACAGCAACACAGTCATGGCAGCGCCAGCTTATGGGTGGAAGCATGTCCGTCAATCTGTGCCTGACACGACACATTGGTCAGACAGAGCATTGCCTGTTGCGTTTCCGAAGTGGGTGTTTTTCCTCTAAGAGCAACAACACGACCGTACAGCGCCTTATCAAACAATTGCACGCGGACAGTGTTCTCATAACCACCTTGCAACGCTTGGACCTGGCTGGTCTGAACATCACACTGTCCGGCAACAAAGCAACGATCACACTGTCTCCGTATGGCGGTGGGCTGGTCTTTCTGGCTCTGCCACCCGTTCGGTACGCGGTTGCCTTTCCAAAGGACCAGACCGAGATGACCGCCTGCGCTCTTGAACGACTGGAACGCATTGTGAGTCAATACGGTAACACCCTGAGCCAAAAGAACGTTCACTGA
- a CDS encoding FAD-dependent oxidoreductase, with amino-acid sequence MIRHDVIIVGAGPAGLSAAIEAARRGLDVVVFDENAKPGGQLFKQIHKFFGSKEHKAKVRGFKIGEDLLREAKEAGVRVVLGAIVTGLYLDREVTVQINDHIEHYKGDAIIVATGASENMIPFEGWTLPGVIGAGAAQTMMNLHNIKPGNRMLMLGSGNVGLVVSFQLLQAGCELVAVVDAAPRIGGYGVHAAKVARCGVPFLQSHTIVKAHGTDCVTGVTVAQIGSDWKPIPGTEKYFDVDTICLAVGLSPMCQLLKMAGCDMKDTPLGYVPEVDANGSTSVPGIFAAGDVSGIEEASSAMIEGRIAGVAAAAYLGFIDEEALEHSIEDFEKALGCLREGMFAPENRGKAIQATSEGIPVSNSLLTKGYLLEDELKRFPGATPPRHSGVRPVIECTQNIPCNPCQDACKKHCITIGEKITALPAIDENHPCTGCGMCVASCSGQAIFLVDESMEDGSATVTVPYEFLPLPAPGTHGKGLDRSGSPVCDAEIVDVKSIKAFDHTHLVTMRVPADMAMTARFFRSQE; translated from the coding sequence ATGATCAGACATGACGTGATCATCGTCGGTGCGGGGCCAGCTGGTCTCTCCGCGGCAATCGAAGCCGCACGAAGAGGGCTGGACGTCGTGGTGTTCGACGAAAATGCCAAACCCGGCGGTCAGCTTTTTAAACAGATTCACAAGTTCTTCGGTTCCAAAGAACACAAGGCCAAAGTCCGCGGTTTCAAGATTGGTGAAGATCTTTTGCGGGAAGCCAAAGAAGCCGGTGTCCGAGTCGTACTCGGGGCCATCGTTACAGGCCTATATCTGGACCGTGAAGTCACCGTCCAAATCAACGACCATATAGAGCATTACAAAGGTGACGCCATTATCGTGGCAACCGGTGCGTCTGAGAACATGATCCCCTTCGAAGGCTGGACGCTCCCTGGTGTCATCGGTGCTGGCGCAGCGCAAACCATGATGAACCTGCACAACATCAAACCCGGCAACCGCATGCTCATGCTCGGCTCGGGGAACGTCGGGTTAGTGGTTAGCTTCCAGCTCCTTCAAGCCGGGTGTGAACTCGTGGCTGTCGTGGATGCGGCGCCGCGCATTGGTGGCTACGGCGTTCACGCGGCCAAAGTCGCCCGTTGTGGTGTTCCCTTTCTCCAATCGCACACCATCGTCAAAGCGCATGGCACGGATTGCGTGACCGGCGTGACTGTCGCTCAAATTGGGTCGGACTGGAAACCAATCCCCGGAACGGAAAAGTATTTTGACGTGGACACCATTTGCCTGGCCGTGGGGTTATCGCCCATGTGCCAACTTCTGAAGATGGCCGGTTGCGACATGAAAGACACACCACTGGGCTACGTTCCGGAAGTCGACGCCAATGGTTCAACGAGTGTGCCTGGTATTTTTGCTGCTGGCGACGTTTCCGGTATTGAGGAAGCCAGTTCAGCCATGATCGAAGGACGCATTGCCGGTGTTGCTGCTGCGGCATACCTCGGTTTCATCGATGAAGAAGCGCTCGAACACAGTATCGAGGATTTCGAAAAAGCACTTGGCTGCCTGCGTGAAGGTATGTTCGCTCCGGAAAATCGCGGCAAGGCCATTCAGGCGACGAGTGAAGGCATCCCCGTTTCGAATTCCCTGTTGACCAAGGGCTATCTGCTGGAAGATGAATTGAAGAGATTCCCAGGAGCCACTCCCCCCCGGCACAGTGGGGTGCGTCCCGTCATCGAATGTACGCAAAATATCCCCTGCAACCCATGCCAAGACGCGTGTAAAAAACACTGCATCACCATTGGCGAAAAAATCACGGCGCTTCCCGCTATCGATGAAAACCACCCGTGCACAGGATGCGGTATGTGTGTAGCCTCATGTTCCGGACAGGCTATTTTTCTCGTCGATGAATCAATGGAAGACGGCTCCGCGACAGTGACCGTCCCGTATGAATTTCTTCCATTGCCCGCTCCCGGTACGCACGGCAAGGGGTTGGATCGAAGCGGCAGCCCAGTGTGTGATGCGGAAATCGTAGACGTCAAAAGCATCAAAGCCTTTGACCATACTCACCTCGTGACCATGCGCGTCCCGGCCGACATGGCTATGACGGCCCGTTTTTTTCGTTCCCAGGAGTAA
- a CDS encoding ABC transporter ATP-binding protein encodes MMSSPDVSPVAISCDDVSKTFIQKGHQLVPVLERVNLAVHENEFLVILGPGQCGKSTLLRIIAGLEKPTSGNVIVKGQPVTGPGRERGLVFQNYMLFPWKTVLGNVSIGPKLRGASKAEQHEIARHYIHLLGLSGFEKHYPHQLSGGMKQRVGIARAYANNPEIMLLDEPFGQLDAQTRIFMEQEIERIWQREKRTVLFVTNNIDEALYLGDRVVAMEGKLPGRVQCAYTVNFPRPRDVTSMDFLQMRKKIINSSELTL; translated from the coding sequence ATGATGTCTTCTCCCGATGTGTCTCCTGTGGCTATTTCCTGTGACGATGTGAGTAAAACTTTCATTCAGAAAGGCCATCAGTTGGTACCTGTGCTGGAACGGGTAAACCTTGCCGTTCACGAAAACGAATTTCTCGTCATCCTCGGCCCGGGGCAGTGTGGTAAGAGTACGCTTTTACGTATTATTGCAGGATTGGAGAAACCCACTTCAGGCAATGTGATCGTCAAGGGGCAGCCTGTAACTGGCCCCGGAAGGGAGCGTGGTCTGGTTTTCCAAAATTACATGCTCTTTCCCTGGAAGACTGTGCTCGGCAACGTGAGCATAGGGCCCAAACTGCGCGGCGCATCCAAAGCTGAGCAACACGAAATTGCACGTCATTATATTCATCTCCTCGGTCTTTCCGGTTTCGAGAAGCACTATCCGCATCAGCTTTCTGGCGGCATGAAGCAGCGAGTGGGTATCGCTCGGGCTTACGCCAATAATCCTGAGATTATGCTTCTTGACGAACCTTTTGGTCAGCTTGACGCTCAGACTCGGATTTTCATGGAGCAGGAGATCGAACGTATCTGGCAGCGAGAAAAGCGCACAGTGTTGTTCGTGACGAACAACATCGACGAGGCGCTTTACCTTGGCGATCGTGTCGTGGCTATGGAAGGTAAACTTCCAGGGCGGGTGCAGTGTGCCTATACTGTGAACTTCCCTCGTCCGCGGGACGTAACGAGTATGGATTTTCTTCAGATGCGCAAGAAAATCATCAACTCTTCGGAGCTCACGCTTTAG
- a CDS encoding APC family permease gives MKTELRKTLGFFSCFSVAVGLVVASSTLVSLGQGMGLAGGGFVIAMGTAWILQLFSAQSYAELSCMMPHAGGIRSYTKVAMGSLPAMTAVILAYIIPNLFAAPAELAVAGQVISETFVPGIPPVFWGGLLLAVLTVTNVIGVDIFAKLQITFTLSMMISMALLGIMGLTGLGTLPPPNIPDMPFNPMGMGVFGLTALAIWLYIGIEFVTPMAQETKEPEKNIPRAMLYGLLAIFFVNLVYGYASLKYVPANQLADSNHPHVDMALAMLGRPGMIWIAIVSIFASASTINTVIGVVPRMLYGMAVSRELPTAFRSIHPRFHTPWIGILFMAFSISTFFFGGICEAPNLIVYILAACCSWLFAYIIAHIDVIILRRRYPYYKRPYKSPLYPIPQVLGTLGMGYAIINIAPVPEMEGTIFRLAGIMVAGTLLYVIFWLRFVVKGSMFRPMGIRAAQEEWGLVEKELYTNGIPATFVINPGCGPNCGAAHTPTPLNAPIE, from the coding sequence ATGAAGACAGAATTACGAAAAACCCTCGGATTTTTTTCCTGCTTTTCCGTGGCCGTCGGATTGGTGGTCGCGTCCAGCACGCTGGTATCTCTCGGTCAGGGTATGGGCCTGGCTGGCGGTGGCTTTGTCATAGCTATGGGCACGGCCTGGATTCTCCAGCTCTTTTCCGCCCAAAGTTACGCGGAACTGTCGTGTATGATGCCGCATGCCGGAGGCATTCGCTCCTATACCAAGGTCGCTATGGGATCACTCCCGGCAATGACAGCCGTTATCTTGGCGTACATCATTCCCAACCTGTTCGCCGCGCCGGCAGAGTTAGCCGTAGCCGGTCAGGTCATAAGCGAAACATTTGTCCCCGGTATCCCGCCTGTCTTCTGGGGGGGGCTCCTCCTCGCCGTTCTGACGGTAACCAACGTCATCGGTGTGGACATTTTTGCCAAGCTGCAAATCACCTTCACCCTGTCCATGATGATCTCCATGGCGCTGCTCGGTATCATGGGACTGACCGGCCTTGGTACTCTTCCCCCACCGAACATTCCGGACATGCCTTTCAATCCCATGGGAATGGGCGTTTTCGGTCTGACAGCCCTGGCCATCTGGCTCTACATCGGCATCGAATTCGTTACCCCTATGGCTCAGGAAACCAAAGAGCCTGAAAAAAATATTCCTCGGGCCATGCTGTACGGTCTGCTGGCAATATTTTTTGTAAACCTCGTATACGGATACGCTTCATTGAAATACGTGCCGGCCAACCAACTGGCAGACTCCAACCATCCCCATGTTGATATGGCCTTGGCCATGCTCGGTCGTCCTGGAATGATCTGGATCGCCATCGTATCCATCTTTGCCAGCGCAAGCACCATCAACACGGTCATCGGAGTGGTCCCACGCATGCTCTATGGTATGGCTGTCAGCCGTGAATTGCCGACCGCATTTCGATCCATTCACCCGAGGTTCCATACACCGTGGATCGGCATTCTCTTCATGGCCTTCAGTATCAGCACATTTTTCTTCGGTGGCATCTGCGAAGCACCGAATCTTATCGTGTACATTCTGGCAGCCTGCTGTTCATGGCTGTTCGCGTATATCATCGCACATATTGATGTTATCATCCTGCGCCGTCGTTACCCGTATTATAAGCGCCCGTATAAATCCCCACTGTACCCTATCCCGCAGGTTCTTGGCACTTTGGGCATGGGATACGCCATTATCAACATCGCCCCTGTCCCGGAAATGGAGGGCACCATTTTCCGTCTTGCCGGAATTATGGTCGCGGGAACGCTTCTCTATGTGATTTTCTGGCTCCGCTTTGTTGTCAAAGGCTCCATGTTCCGCCCCATGGGCATCCGTGCAGCACAAGAAGAATGGGGCTTGGTGGAAAAGGAACTGTACACGAACGGCATTCCGGCTACGTTTGTCATCAACCCGGGCTGCGGCCCAAACTGCGGTGCAGCCCACACTCCAACACCACTGAACGCCCCTATCGAGTAA
- a CDS encoding NAD(P)/FAD-dependent oxidoreductase has product MNNHADVIIIGSGITGNSTAYYLAQKGLSVIVLEKSPHIGNGGSSRNGGGVRQSGRDKRELPLAMHAVQNLWPTLSDELDMDVEYYQAGNLRLGKTDAHMNILNSLAETAQATGLDVRMIDGDEAREICPYLSDEVIGASWCPTDGHANPMLATLAYYRQARRLGVRFITGEDVTTIRKIRGRARQVVTQNATYEADTIILAAGFESRPIAASVGIDVPMTRALLEVLVTEAQPPMFYQMLGTAAADFYGHQSTHGSFVFGGISGLESVNKDNGTPVTSSLTASCCCRGIMGYFPCLSDAKIVRTWAGWVDVCADHVPVLSTVDEVPGLILACGFSGHGFGIAPAVGTLLAQIAAKEEPLLDIAAFRYDRFKAKI; this is encoded by the coding sequence ATGAACAACCACGCGGATGTCATCATCATCGGCAGCGGCATCACCGGCAACTCCACGGCCTACTATCTCGCTCAAAAGGGGTTATCGGTTATCGTCCTAGAAAAAAGTCCGCACATCGGAAACGGCGGTTCCAGCCGCAACGGCGGTGGTGTACGCCAATCCGGCCGCGATAAGCGTGAACTACCACTCGCCATGCATGCCGTGCAAAACCTGTGGCCGACGCTCTCCGACGAACTGGACATGGATGTTGAATACTACCAAGCTGGAAATCTGCGTCTCGGGAAAACCGACGCGCACATGAACATTCTGAACAGCTTGGCCGAGACAGCCCAGGCCACGGGACTTGATGTGCGCATGATCGACGGCGACGAAGCACGAGAGATATGTCCTTATCTCTCCGACGAGGTCATTGGTGCAAGCTGGTGCCCCACGGACGGACACGCCAACCCCATGCTCGCCACGTTGGCGTATTACCGACAGGCGCGACGTCTCGGCGTGCGTTTCATCACCGGGGAGGACGTGACCACCATTCGTAAAATTCGTGGACGAGCCAGACAGGTCGTCACACAAAATGCCACCTACGAGGCAGACACCATTATTCTGGCCGCCGGTTTTGAAAGCCGTCCCATCGCCGCAAGCGTTGGTATCGATGTTCCCATGACGAGAGCACTTCTGGAAGTGCTCGTCACCGAAGCCCAGCCCCCGATGTTCTATCAAATGCTTGGGACTGCCGCTGCAGACTTCTACGGACACCAAAGTACACACGGCTCCTTCGTCTTCGGTGGAATATCCGGACTGGAAAGCGTGAATAAAGACAATGGCACTCCCGTGACCAGTAGTCTGACCGCGTCATGCTGCTGCCGCGGCATTATGGGGTATTTCCCATGCCTTTCCGATGCCAAAATTGTACGAACCTGGGCCGGGTGGGTTGATGTCTGTGCGGATCACGTACCGGTTCTGAGTACAGTGGACGAGGTGCCGGGACTGATTCTGGCCTGTGGATTTTCCGGACACGGATTCGGTATTGCACCAGCCGTCGGCACGCTTCTGGCGCAAATAGCGGCCAAAGAGGAACCGCTTCTTGATATCGCGGCATTCCGATACGATCGATTCAAAGCCAAAATCTAA
- a CDS encoding sigma-54 interaction domain-containing protein codes for MTVDGKHYVLSLIYIPDPQGKQDQELAHYLDHLEKEFSRLSSENILLRRELANKHKHGPMIGRSQAFMETMSVVERVATTDATVLILGETGTGKELLARRIHDISKRHDHPLIKVNCAALPHALMESELFGHARGAFTSAVETQVGRFESAQHGTIFLDEIGELPLELQAKLLRVLQEKEMNRIGDNRTIKVDVRIIAATNRDLQQEVLKATFRSDLYYRLNVLPITSPPLRDRSGDIPLLVQHFLDRANRKFGKQVEIIPKATMNKLCAYSWPGNIRELENLIERAVILSTDRILELGDTQSISSSPTEGVERLMTLQEIEKDYVVKILKKTGWRVSGERGAAKILGLNPKTLESRMKKMGICRPDLSGEKSLE; via the coding sequence ATGACCGTTGACGGCAAGCATTATGTGTTGAGTTTGATTTATATTCCCGATCCTCAGGGAAAGCAGGATCAGGAGCTCGCGCACTATCTGGATCATCTGGAAAAAGAATTTTCACGACTGAGTTCCGAGAATATTTTGCTTCGACGTGAACTCGCCAACAAACATAAGCACGGTCCCATGATCGGTCGAAGTCAGGCGTTCATGGAGACCATGTCCGTAGTCGAGCGTGTGGCCACAACGGATGCCACGGTGCTGATTCTCGGCGAGACCGGAACGGGCAAAGAACTGTTGGCTCGGCGCATTCATGACATAAGCAAGCGCCATGACCACCCGCTGATCAAGGTCAACTGTGCGGCCCTGCCTCATGCTCTTATGGAGTCAGAATTGTTCGGTCATGCCCGTGGTGCGTTCACTAGCGCCGTAGAAACGCAAGTCGGACGATTTGAGAGCGCTCAACATGGAACGATTTTTCTGGATGAAATTGGTGAACTTCCTTTGGAATTGCAGGCCAAATTGCTCCGCGTACTGCAGGAAAAGGAAATGAACCGAATTGGTGATAACCGGACGATCAAAGTTGATGTGCGCATCATCGCTGCCACCAACCGTGATCTGCAACAGGAAGTACTCAAGGCGACGTTTCGTAGTGATCTCTATTACCGGCTCAATGTTTTGCCGATCACCAGCCCCCCCCTACGGGATCGGAGCGGAGATATCCCGCTTCTCGTGCAGCATTTTCTCGACCGGGCCAATCGTAAGTTTGGCAAGCAAGTGGAAATCATCCCCAAGGCGACGATGAACAAATTGTGCGCGTACTCGTGGCCGGGAAATATTCGAGAACTGGAAAATCTGATTGAACGGGCCGTTATCCTGTCCACGGATCGGATTTTGGAATTGGGTGACACGCAGTCCATTTCCTCCAGCCCGACCGAAGGCGTGGAACGACTTATGACGTTGCAGGAAATCGAAAAGGATTATGTCGTCAAGATTCTGAAAAAAACGGGCTGGCGGGTGAGCGGAGAGCGGGGTGCCGCGAAAATCTTGGGACTCAATCCCAAAACCCTGGAGTCCCGAATGAAAAAAATGGGGATTTGCAGGCCAGATTTATCGGGGGAAAAGTCTTTGGAGTGA
- a CDS encoding ADP-ribosylglycohydrolase family protein, whose translation MTQPDPHNRAMGALMGAWIGDALGMGPHWYYDLDALRRDYGDWIDGYTAPKPGRYHDGLRAGQLSQAGILLKLTVESLVENGGYNHTDFCRRMDEDIFPLLNGQPANGPGGYTSQSIREAWRCRVEQGLPWGKTGGHADTTEAIERTLAIAIRYALHPTTLAQAISENTLLTQTDDVVVSMTVAYGAVLAMIVQGHTLDSTLSMKLMDLVKHGELPFHAVTREGMQAPRPGDPDPPRAGRFASPDALLTPSYMAMAASDTGIRIEPAWKVSLVYGMPCAIYHMLPAAYYLTARFHDDFESAVLHAVNGGGQNQARAILTGALTGAHVGLDGIPARFIEGLENSTQLLDLAQQLASYVIQDTEL comes from the coding sequence ATGACGCAACCCGATCCCCACAATCGAGCCATGGGAGCCCTCATGGGTGCCTGGATCGGCGACGCACTCGGGATGGGGCCGCATTGGTATTACGATTTGGACGCATTACGTCGCGATTACGGCGATTGGATTGATGGATACACCGCCCCCAAGCCGGGCCGCTATCATGACGGACTGCGCGCCGGCCAATTATCGCAAGCCGGCATTCTCCTGAAGCTGACCGTGGAATCTCTTGTGGAAAATGGCGGGTATAATCACACCGATTTTTGTCGTCGCATGGATGAGGACATTTTTCCGTTGCTCAATGGTCAACCGGCCAATGGCCCGGGCGGATATACCAGTCAATCCATTCGCGAGGCATGGCGTTGTCGCGTTGAACAAGGGTTGCCATGGGGGAAAACTGGTGGGCATGCCGACACGACAGAAGCTATCGAACGCACCCTCGCCATTGCCATTCGGTATGCGCTACACCCCACGACACTCGCCCAAGCCATCAGCGAAAATACTCTTCTCACGCAAACCGACGACGTCGTTGTTTCCATGACCGTCGCCTACGGTGCTGTTCTGGCCATGATCGTTCAAGGACATACATTGGATTCCACGCTTTCCATGAAGCTGATGGATCTCGTCAAGCACGGTGAACTCCCGTTTCATGCCGTCACCCGCGAAGGTATGCAGGCGCCGCGTCCGGGTGATCCCGATCCACCGCGTGCCGGCCGCTTTGCTTCTCCAGATGCTCTGCTCACGCCAAGCTATATGGCCATGGCGGCATCCGATACCGGCATCCGTATTGAACCCGCGTGGAAGGTCAGCCTTGTCTATGGCATGCCCTGTGCTATCTATCATATGTTACCGGCGGCCTATTATCTGACCGCCCGATTCCACGACGACTTCGAATCGGCAGTACTCCACGCCGTGAATGGCGGTGGGCAAAATCAAGCCCGTGCCATCTTGACCGGAGCCCTTACCGGTGCCCACGTCGGCCTGGACGGTATCCCGGCGCGTTTTATCGAGGGGTTGGAGAACAGCACACAGCTTCTGGACTTGGCGCAACAGCTTGCGTCATACGTCATTCAAGATACTGAATTATAA